One Cucumis sativus cultivar 9930 chromosome 1, Cucumber_9930_V3, whole genome shotgun sequence DNA segment encodes these proteins:
- the LOC101211642 gene encoding cell division cycle protein 123 homolog, translating into MKEEEVNLCQIQEWYPKFKSFSIKTLIHHLPESFVHYLLDDSSPFVLPLSISNDDALPNRVFNPVDEPDFQLKQESDDDSDQPTSPPPSFPDLESDVKHSISSLGGSVFPKLNWSAPKDSAWISPNGTLKCSSFSEIALLLRSSDSLVHDLCHAYDSCTDKSSSRPSKFFLALRKWYPSLRPEMEFRCFVKNRNLIGISQREVTTFYPALVEKKERLREVILEFFIDHVKANFELENYTLDVYVTRNESVKIVDFNPWGAFTLPLLFDWEELEEAQKEEIDLRIVECRRAVRPGLKTAVPFDYLDMSSGSGWDQFLKNADQEFQQQTRDDND; encoded by the coding sequence atgaaggaagaagaagtaaaTCTCTGCCAAATTCAAGAATGGTATCccaaattcaaatctttctcTATCAAAACCTTAATTCACCATCTTCCTGAATCCTTCGTCCATTACCTTCTCGATGACTCTTCCCCTTTCGTCCTTCCCCTTTCCATCTCCAACGATGATGCTCTTCCCAACAGAGTCTTTAATCCCGTAGACGAGCCGGATTTCCAGTTGAAACAAGAATCCGATGACGATTCCGACCAACCCACTTCCCCTCCTCCTTCCTTCCCTGACCTTGAATCCGATGTTAAACACTCCATTTCCTCTCTCGGAGGTTCCGTCTTCCCAAAATTGAACTGGAGCGCGCCTAAAGACTCTGCCTGGATTAGCCCTAATGGAACATTGAAGTGTTCTTCCTTCAGTGAGATTGCTCTCCTACTTCGATCCTCCGATTCTCTTGTTCACGATCTTTGTCATGCCTATGATTCCTGCACCGACAAATCTTCCTCCAGGCCATCCAAATTCTTCCTCGCCCTACGAAAGTGGTACCCATCCCTTCGGCCGGAGATGGAATTTCGTTGCTTTGTTAAGAATCGGAACCTGATTGGCATTTCTCAGCGTGAGGTTACAACGTTCTATCCTGCTTTAGTGGAGAAGAAGGAGAGGTTGAGAGAAGTCATACTGGAATTCTTCATCGACCATGTGAAAGCAAACTTCGAATTGGAGAATTACACGTTGGATGTGTATGTGACAAGAAATGAAAGTGTTAAGATAGTGGATTTTAATCCATGGGGTGCGTTTACACTTCCATTGTTGTTTGATTGGGAGGAACTGGAAGAAGCACAGAAGGAAGAGATTGATTTGAGAATTGTGGAGTGCCGGAGGGCAGTGAGACCAGGGTTGAAGACGGCGGTTCCATTTGATTATTTGGATATGAGTTCTGGAAGTGGTTGGGATCAGTTCTTGAAGAATGCAGATCAAGAATTTCAGCAGCAAACGAGAGATGACAatgattga
- the LOC101211877 gene encoding phosphoglycerate mutase-like protein AT74: MRPNIETHQNHTHRKPISILPKRIILVRHGESQGNLNSATYTTTPDNKVPLTEEGLIQARIAGTELRRLLSNDGTNPHWRVYFYVSPYERTRSTLREIGRAFSKKRIIGVREECRIREQDFGNFQVEERMKVVKETRERFGRFFYRFPEGESAADVYDRVSSFLESLWRDIDMNRLRHNPSQDLNLIIISHGLTSRVFLMKWFKWTVEQFEYLNNPENCECRVMQLGEGGEYSLAIHHTEEEMLEWGLSHEMIADQKWRASAHKGQWNERCPWYLHAFFDNLADTDCDDSSDEPCQDHDELVESFPSVVVTEE; the protein is encoded by the exons ATGCGACCAAACATCGAAACCCATCAGAATCACACCCATCGGAAGCCAATCTCCATCCTCCCGAAGCGCATAATATTGGTCCGTCACGGTGAATCTCAGGGTAATCTCAACTCTGCAACCTACACCACAACCCCTGATAACAAAGTACCATTAACAGAAGAAGGTTTGATTCAGGCTCGAATTGCCGGTACTGAGCTTCGTAGATTGTTGTCCAATGATGGAACGAACCCTCATTGGCGAGTCTACTTCTATGTTTCGCCCTATGAGCGCACCCGATCCACACTCCGTGAGATCGGGCGTGCGTTTTCTAAGAAGAGGATTATTGGCGTTAGAGAGGAGTGTAGAATCAGAGAACAGGATTTTGGGAATTTTCAAGTGGAGGAGAGGATGAAAGTTGTGAAGGAAACGAGGGAGAGATTTGGGAGATTCTTCTACCGATTCCCTGAAGGAGAGTCAGCTGCTGATGTTTACGATCGCGTTTCCA gCTTTCTCGAGTCCTTATGGAGGGATATAGACATGAACAGGCTCCGCCACAACCCTTCTCAAGATCTCAACCTTATAATCATATCTCATGGGCTAACGTCTCGTGTCTTCCTCATGAAATGGTTCAAGTGGACAGTCGAGCAATTTGAGTACCTGAACAATCCTGAAAACTGCGAATGCCGGGTGATGCAGTTGGGAGAAGGTGGGGAATACAGCTTAGCCATTCATCACACAGAGGAAGAAATGCTGGAATGGGGGCTTTCTCATGAGATGATAGCTGACCAGAAATGGAGAGCAAGTGCTCATAAAGGTCAATGGAATGAAAGATGCCCCTGGTATCTTCATGCTTTCTTTGATAACCTAGCTGACACAGACTGCGACGATAGCTCCGATGAACCATGTCAGGATCACGATGAACTAGTTGAATCTTTTCCAAGTGTAGTGGTCACAGAGGAATGA